The following are encoded in a window of Gloeothece citriformis PCC 7424 genomic DNA:
- a CDS encoding IS630 family transposase has protein sequence MPQIIEILLRHLGTGQPVRYWCEDESRLGLKTMTCRIITLKGVKPQGQVSWQRKSFYLYGLVEPVTGESFYWEFSRLDAQCFQKFLDVFSTTYSNELNLIQMDNGSFHKSLSLKWPDNIIPIFQPPHSPELNPIERLWEYIKAQLSWEQCTSLDELRQKLKQVLESISPDAIASLCGWDYITSALLSATS, from the coding sequence TTGCCACAGATAATTGAAATATTACTTCGTCATTTGGGGACAGGGCAGCCAGTAAGGTATTGGTGTGAGGATGAAAGTCGTTTAGGTTTAAAAACAATGACTTGCCGCATTATCACTCTCAAAGGAGTTAAACCTCAAGGTCAAGTTAGCTGGCAGCGAAAAAGTTTTTATTTATATGGTCTTGTTGAACCAGTAACTGGTGAAAGCTTTTATTGGGAATTTTCCCGTCTGGATGCTCAATGTTTTCAAAAATTTTTAGATGTTTTTTCTACAACTTATTCCAACGAGTTGAATCTAATTCAAATGGACAATGGTAGTTTTCACAAGTCTTTGTCATTGAAATGGCCTGATAATATTATCCCAATTTTTCAGCCACCTCATAGTCCTGAGCTTAATCCGATTGAACGTTTATGGGAATATATCAAAGCACAATTATCTTGGGAACAATGTACTTCTTTAGATGAATTAAGACAAAAATTAAAACAAGTTCTTGAGTCCATCTCGCCCGACGCGATCGCATCTCTTTGTGGATGGGATTACATTACCTCGGCATTATTAAGTGCAACTTCATAG